From a region of the Bradyrhizobium diazoefficiens genome:
- a CDS encoding fatty acid desaturase, which translates to MSNAITATGEKPLTPAMLRQLSIRCNCRGLVHAATHYGVIIVVGALIWLVSSRYGMVWALPLVVVQGYFVAFLFMVVHETAHKTAFRSRALNLVFGHLSSFAVGLPYEYYCLFHWDHHRYTQDPKRDPELLSVPIPTSDAQLMIAYSGLRQVAFRARLMLRHALTGNATSPWIPESKRHVVVREARLYLAGYVALLLASVALHTLVLSWVWVVPVIVGQLFLRPYLLAEHTGCDRTRSAFQNTRTTYTARFVRWFAWNMPYHVEHHAYPSIPFHALPKLNGIVADQIVYQGPGYIAVTRQTWAWFRRARNGIEGPIGSD; encoded by the coding sequence ATGAGCAATGCCATCACCGCCACCGGAGAGAAGCCGCTGACACCGGCCATGCTGCGCCAGTTGTCGATTCGGTGCAATTGCCGAGGTCTGGTCCATGCGGCCACCCACTACGGCGTCATCATCGTTGTCGGCGCACTGATCTGGCTGGTCTCGTCGCGATACGGAATGGTGTGGGCGTTGCCGCTGGTCGTCGTCCAGGGTTACTTCGTCGCATTCCTGTTCATGGTGGTGCACGAGACCGCCCACAAGACGGCGTTTCGCAGTCGCGCTCTTAACCTCGTCTTCGGTCATCTCTCCTCGTTCGCGGTCGGCTTGCCTTACGAATACTACTGCCTGTTCCACTGGGATCATCATCGCTATACGCAGGATCCAAAGAGGGACCCAGAATTGCTGTCGGTTCCGATCCCGACCTCGGACGCGCAACTGATGATCGCCTACAGCGGCTTGCGGCAGGTTGCCTTCCGGGCGCGGCTGATGCTTCGCCATGCGTTGACCGGCAATGCTACGTCACCCTGGATTCCGGAAAGCAAGCGCCACGTTGTCGTGAGAGAAGCGCGCCTCTATCTGGCAGGCTATGTGGCGCTGCTGCTGGCATCGGTCGCGCTGCACACCTTGGTCCTATCTTGGGTCTGGGTCGTCCCCGTGATCGTCGGTCAATTGTTTCTGCGTCCGTATCTCCTTGCCGAACACACCGGTTGCGATCGTACGCGCAGCGCCTTCCAGAATACCCGCACCACCTATACCGCCAGGTTCGTGCGCTGGTTTGCATGGAACATGCCCTATCATGTCGAGCACCATGCCTATCCTTCGATTCCATTCCATGCGCTGCCGAAACTGAACGGGATCGTCGCCGATCAGATCGTCTACCAGGGTCCGGGCTATATCGCGGTGACGCGGCAGACGTGGGCTTGGTTTCGCCGCGCGCGCAACGGCATCGAAGGCCCGATCGGTTCTGATTGA
- a CDS encoding 1-aminocyclopropane-1-carboxylate deaminase: MLEKFARYPLTFGPTPIEKLERLSKHLGGQVEIYAKREDCNSGLAYGGNKLRKLEYIIPDAIASNADTLVSIGGVQSNHTRMIAAVAAKIGMKCRLVQEAWVPHEDAVYDRVGNIMLSRIMGADVRLVDDGFDIGIRKSWEQAIDEVKAAGGKPYAIPAGASVHKYGGLGYVGFAEEVRKQEAELGFKFDYIVVCTVTGSTHAGMLVGFAADGRARKVIGIDASFTPAQTKAQVLEIAQNTAELVELGKELVADDVVLIEDYAYPAYGVPSEETKDAIRLTARLEGMITDPVYEGKSMQGLIDLAKKGYFEKGAKILYAHLGGAPALNGYAYAFRNG; the protein is encoded by the coding sequence ATGCTGGAAAAATTCGCGCGCTACCCACTGACCTTCGGCCCGACGCCGATCGAGAAGCTGGAGCGGCTGTCAAAACATCTCGGCGGCCAAGTCGAGATCTATGCCAAGCGCGAGGACTGCAATTCCGGCCTCGCCTATGGCGGCAACAAGCTGCGCAAGCTGGAATACATCATCCCCGATGCGATCGCCTCCAACGCCGACACGCTGGTCTCGATCGGCGGGGTGCAGTCGAACCACACCCGCATGATCGCCGCCGTCGCGGCCAAGATCGGCATGAAGTGCCGCCTGGTGCAGGAGGCCTGGGTGCCGCACGAGGACGCCGTCTATGACCGCGTCGGCAATATCATGCTCTCGCGCATCATGGGCGCCGACGTGCGCCTCGTCGACGACGGTTTCGACATCGGCATCCGCAAGAGCTGGGAGCAGGCGATCGACGAAGTGAAAGCCGCGGGCGGCAAGCCTTACGCCATTCCCGCCGGCGCCTCGGTGCACAAATATGGCGGCCTCGGCTATGTCGGCTTCGCCGAAGAGGTGCGCAAGCAGGAGGCGGAGCTCGGCTTCAAGTTCGACTACATCGTCGTCTGCACGGTGACCGGCTCGACCCATGCCGGCATGCTGGTCGGCTTCGCCGCCGACGGCCGCGCGCGAAAGGTGATCGGCATCGACGCCTCTTTCACGCCGGCGCAGACCAAGGCTCAGGTGCTCGAGATCGCGCAGAACACCGCTGAGCTCGTCGAGCTCGGCAAGGAGCTCGTCGCAGACGACGTCGTGCTGATCGAGGACTACGCCTATCCCGCCTATGGCGTGCCGTCCGAAGAGACCAAGGACGCGATCCGCCTCACCGCGCGTCTCGAAGGCATGATCACCGACCCCGTCTACGAAGGCAAGTCGATGCAGGGCCTGATCGATCTCGCGAAGAAGGGCTATTTCGAGAAAGGCGCAAAGATCCTCTACGCCCATCTTGGCGGCGCGCCGGCGCTGAACGGGTACGCGTACGCGTTCCGGAACGGATGA
- a CDS encoding O-acetylhomoserine aminocarboxypropyltransferase/cysteine synthase family protein yields the protein MRNETIAIHAGYEPEATTHAVAVPIYQTAAYAFDSADHGAALFNLEAEGFRYSRIANPTSAVLEKRIAELEGGVGALAVATGQAALHFAFVNVADHGGNIVSVPQLYGTTHTLLSHILPRQGITGRFAESDKPEAIEKLIDENTRAVFAETIGNPAGNVCDIEALAKVAHAHGVPLIVDNTVATPILLKPFDYGADIAVHSLTKFLGGHGTTLGGAIVDSGNFPWARHADRFPAYNKPDASYHGLVYAERFGRTAYIERARSVYQRTMGSVLSPFNAFLLLQGIETVALRMERHVENARKVAEFLRGDPRVAWINYTGFPDSLYYTLVQKYLDGNASSLFTFGIKGGMEAGKTFYDALKLITRLVNIGDAKSLACHPASTTHRQMSAEQQRVAGVLPETIRLSIGIEHVSDIIEDIDQALDKACRSTRLEAAE from the coding sequence ATGCGCAACGAGACGATCGCTATTCACGCCGGCTACGAGCCCGAAGCAACCACGCATGCGGTGGCCGTGCCGATCTACCAGACAGCCGCCTACGCCTTCGACAGCGCCGATCACGGCGCAGCGCTCTTCAATCTCGAAGCCGAGGGCTTTCGCTATAGCCGCATCGCCAATCCGACCAGCGCGGTGCTGGAGAAGCGTATCGCCGAGCTCGAAGGCGGCGTCGGCGCGCTTGCGGTCGCGACCGGCCAGGCGGCGCTGCATTTCGCCTTCGTCAACGTCGCCGATCACGGCGGCAACATCGTTTCCGTGCCGCAGCTTTACGGCACCACGCACACCTTGCTCTCGCACATCCTGCCGAGGCAGGGCATCACCGGCCGTTTCGCCGAGAGCGACAAGCCGGAGGCGATCGAGAAGCTGATCGACGAGAACACCCGCGCGGTGTTCGCTGAGACGATCGGCAACCCCGCCGGCAATGTCTGCGACATCGAGGCGCTGGCCAAGGTCGCGCATGCGCATGGTGTGCCGCTGATCGTCGACAATACGGTGGCCACCCCGATCCTGCTCAAGCCGTTCGACTACGGCGCCGATATCGCCGTGCACTCGCTGACCAAGTTCCTGGGCGGTCACGGCACCACGCTGGGTGGCGCCATTGTCGATTCCGGAAACTTTCCCTGGGCCAGGCACGCCGACCGCTTCCCAGCCTACAACAAGCCGGATGCGTCCTATCACGGCCTCGTCTATGCCGAGCGCTTCGGCCGCACCGCCTATATCGAGCGGGCGCGCAGCGTCTATCAGCGCACCATGGGCTCGGTGCTGTCGCCGTTCAACGCCTTCCTGTTGCTCCAGGGCATCGAGACTGTCGCATTGCGCATGGAGCGCCATGTCGAGAATGCACGCAAGGTCGCCGAATTCTTGCGCGGTGATCCGCGCGTCGCCTGGATCAACTACACGGGTTTCCCCGATAGCCTCTATTACACGCTGGTCCAAAAATATCTCGACGGCAACGCCTCCTCGCTGTTCACTTTCGGCATCAAGGGCGGGATGGAAGCCGGAAAGACTTTCTACGATGCGCTGAAGCTGATCACGCGCCTCGTCAATATCGGCGATGCCAAGTCGCTGGCCTGCCATCCGGCCTCGACCACGCACCGCCAGATGTCGGCAGAGCAGCAGCGCGTTGCCGGCGTGCTGCCGGAAACCATCCGCCTCTCGATCGGCATCGAGCACGTCTCCGACATCATCGAGGATATCGACCAGGCACTGGACAAGGCCTGCCGGTCGACGCGCCTTGAGGCCGCGGAGTAG
- a CDS encoding NrtA/SsuA/CpmA family ABC transporter substrate-binding protein: MRSTIALRSAVFVLSASFLFSPCERATAEELLKARLAQNLGPISGLAIVANAKGIFARQGLDISVSNFTSGKQCLDTVLGGGADIATTAEAPVTAAAMAQQPIAFVAGMEYSDLKTMTAASAGIKTKADLRGKRIAFTAGTGSEVYTSVLLKAAGLTSKDVTLVNLRPQEMLPAMAAGSIDAFDTWEPHVANAKKALGEGAIPLDTKGLYSETFNIVVTQSYLAANPAIVGKFLASLIEAEDWLKANPGEAIDVVAAATGMKRDELASIWPDYVYHVRLDDRILATLKTHAAWRLETGNHPPGASMPDFSKVLVTAPLKALDPARVTLEARP; encoded by the coding sequence ATGCGATCAACAATTGCTCTTCGCTCCGCCGTGTTCGTACTATCTGCGTCCTTCCTGTTTTCGCCGTGTGAGCGCGCGACAGCCGAGGAATTGCTGAAGGCGCGGCTCGCCCAGAATCTTGGGCCGATCTCGGGACTGGCGATTGTCGCCAATGCGAAGGGCATTTTCGCCAGGCAGGGGCTTGACATCTCGGTCTCCAATTTCACCAGCGGGAAGCAGTGCCTCGATACGGTGCTTGGGGGAGGGGCGGATATCGCGACAACCGCTGAGGCGCCGGTCACGGCCGCCGCGATGGCGCAACAGCCGATCGCCTTCGTGGCGGGGATGGAATATTCGGATCTCAAGACCATGACCGCAGCTTCTGCCGGGATCAAGACGAAGGCCGATCTGCGTGGAAAGCGAATCGCCTTTACGGCCGGAACCGGCAGTGAAGTTTACACGTCGGTTCTGTTGAAAGCGGCGGGCCTGACTTCGAAGGACGTGACGCTCGTCAACCTGCGCCCTCAGGAGATGCTCCCCGCCATGGCTGCTGGCAGCATCGACGCGTTCGATACCTGGGAGCCGCACGTCGCGAATGCGAAGAAGGCTCTGGGCGAAGGCGCGATCCCGCTTGATACCAAAGGTCTCTACTCGGAGACCTTCAATATTGTCGTGACGCAGTCTTATCTCGCGGCCAACCCGGCCATCGTCGGCAAGTTCCTGGCGTCCCTCATCGAAGCCGAGGATTGGCTCAAGGCGAATCCGGGTGAAGCAATCGACGTCGTCGCCGCAGCGACCGGGATGAAACGCGACGAATTGGCCTCGATCTGGCCGGACTATGTCTACCATGTGCGCCTCGACGACAGGATTCTCGCGACACTGAAAACCCATGCCGCCTGGCGGCTCGAGACCGGCAATCATCCCCCTGGAGCGAGCATGCCCGATTTCTCGAAAGTCCTGGTGACGGCACCGCTGAAGGCGCTCGATCCAGCTCGCGTCACGCTGGAGGCGCGCCCGTGA
- a CDS encoding polysaccharide deacetylase family protein, producing the protein MWSALQGRVSNRLARHFRAAPHRLPAHAPIVSFTFDDAPDSAAGEGAELLEKHGGRGTFYLAGSLIDQPSDHWQGLSDDAIVRLHRTGHEIACHTFSHQSSANLGEAAMAREIERNRSCFRAIDSSITLENFAYPYGIASVWRKPQLARVFRSARGILPGVNRDVIDLQFLRASPLVDCEIDKTGVDRYFDEAVASGGWLIFYGHDVADAPSPYGCTPDLMRHALEAAGKRNMPIVTVAEALRRIGA; encoded by the coding sequence GTGTGGTCGGCACTCCAGGGACGCGTGAGCAATCGGCTGGCCCGGCATTTCCGCGCCGCGCCGCACCGGCTGCCCGCGCATGCGCCGATCGTGAGCTTCACCTTCGACGACGCCCCCGACAGCGCCGCAGGCGAGGGCGCCGAGCTTCTGGAAAAGCATGGTGGCCGGGGCACGTTCTACCTCGCCGGTAGCCTGATCGATCAGCCGTCGGACCATTGGCAAGGCCTATCGGATGACGCCATCGTCCGGCTTCACCGCACAGGTCACGAGATTGCCTGCCATACATTCTCGCATCAGAGCTCGGCCAATCTCGGCGAGGCCGCGATGGCACGCGAGATCGAGCGTAACCGCTCTTGTTTTCGCGCGATCGATTCCTCGATCACGCTGGAGAACTTCGCCTATCCCTATGGAATTGCCTCGGTCTGGCGCAAGCCGCAGCTCGCGAGGGTCTTCCGTTCGGCGCGTGGCATCCTCCCGGGCGTCAATCGCGACGTCATCGACCTCCAGTTCCTGCGCGCCTCGCCTCTGGTCGATTGCGAGATCGACAAGACGGGCGTCGATCGGTATTTCGACGAGGCCGTCGCAAGCGGCGGGTGGCTGATCTTCTACGGTCATGACGTCGCGGATGCGCCGAGCCCCTATGGCTGCACCCCGGATCTGATGCGGCATGCGCTGGAAGCCGCCGGCAAGCGCAACATGCCGATCGTGACGGTCGCGGAGGCGTTGCGACGGATCGGGGCGTAG
- the recQ gene encoding DNA helicase RecQ yields the protein MSAPSSASLPAPANGRDALSVLHSVFGLPGFRGAQGEIIRHVTDGGNCLVLMPTGGGKSLCYQLPSLLREGCGIVVSPLIALMRDQVAGLIEAGVNAAALNSSLTPQEASDIERRLLAGDLDLLYVAPERLVTPRCLSLLAQAKVALFAIDEAHCVSQWGHDFRPEYVGLCIIAERFPDVPRIALTATADELTRKEIVARLQLTGAPQFVSSFDRPNIRYEIVDKRSAVAQLKEFIRERHAGDAGVVYCLSRNRVEEVAAALQDAGIAALPYHAGLDGSVRSHNQDRFLNEDGIVIVATVAFGMGIDKPDVRFVAHLDLPKSIEAYYQETGRAGRDGKPSAAWMAYGLSDIVQQRRMIDESSASDEFKRVSIGKLDALVGLAETPHCRRRRLLAYFGEIVMGETCGNCDNCLTPPKMRDGKVLAQKLLSCVYRTGQRFGAMHLIDVLIGRLTEKVTQFGHDKLSVFGIGRELNEKQWRTVLRQLVAMGHLQSDSEAFGALKLTESSRGVLRGEAEVWLREEAPGARIRASRTKSRRGDLAPAAGAPQGDVDPELRARLRSWRSDVARERGVPAYVVLHDATIDGIVRAWPTTLDELRKVPGIGDKKLEHYGDELLQIVRTR from the coding sequence ATGTCCGCCCCTTCCTCCGCCTCGCTGCCTGCGCCGGCCAATGGCCGCGATGCGCTGTCGGTGCTGCACTCGGTCTTCGGCCTGCCGGGTTTCCGCGGTGCGCAGGGCGAGATCATCCGGCACGTCACCGACGGCGGCAATTGCCTGGTGCTGATGCCGACCGGCGGCGGCAAGTCGCTGTGCTATCAACTTCCCTCGCTGCTGCGCGAAGGCTGCGGCATCGTGGTGTCGCCGTTGATCGCACTGATGCGCGACCAGGTCGCCGGGCTGATCGAGGCCGGCGTCAATGCCGCCGCGCTGAACTCGTCGCTGACGCCGCAGGAGGCGTCCGATATCGAGCGGCGCCTGCTCGCGGGCGATCTCGATCTGCTCTATGTCGCACCGGAACGCCTGGTCACGCCGCGCTGCCTGTCGCTGCTGGCACAGGCCAAGGTGGCGCTGTTTGCGATCGACGAGGCGCATTGCGTCTCGCAATGGGGCCACGACTTCCGCCCCGAATATGTCGGCCTCTGCATCATCGCCGAGCGCTTTCCCGACGTGCCGCGCATCGCGCTGACCGCGACCGCCGACGAGTTGACGCGCAAGGAGATCGTCGCGCGGCTTCAGCTCACGGGCGCGCCGCAATTCGTCTCCAGCTTCGACCGGCCCAACATCCGCTACGAGATCGTCGACAAGCGCAGTGCCGTGGCGCAGCTGAAGGAGTTCATCCGGGAGCGGCATGCGGGCGATGCCGGCGTTGTCTATTGCCTGTCCCGCAACCGTGTCGAGGAGGTCGCCGCCGCGCTTCAAGACGCCGGCATTGCGGCGCTGCCCTACCACGCCGGGCTCGACGGCAGCGTGCGCTCGCACAACCAGGATCGCTTTCTCAACGAGGACGGCATCGTCATCGTCGCGACCGTCGCGTTCGGCATGGGCATCGACAAGCCCGACGTGCGCTTCGTCGCCCATCTCGACCTGCCCAAGAGCATCGAGGCCTACTACCAGGAGACCGGACGCGCCGGCCGTGACGGCAAGCCGTCGGCGGCCTGGATGGCCTATGGGCTCTCGGACATCGTGCAGCAGCGCCGCATGATCGACGAGTCCAGCGCCTCCGACGAATTCAAGCGTGTCTCGATCGGCAAGCTCGACGCGCTGGTTGGCCTTGCCGAAACGCCGCACTGTCGGCGCCGGCGGCTGCTCGCTTATTTCGGCGAGATCGTGATGGGCGAGACCTGCGGCAATTGCGACAACTGCCTGACGCCGCCGAAGATGCGCGACGGCAAGGTGCTGGCGCAGAAGCTGCTGTCCTGCGTCTATCGCACCGGCCAGCGCTTCGGCGCGATGCACCTGATCGACGTGCTGATCGGACGTCTGACCGAGAAGGTGACGCAGTTCGGCCACGACAAGCTCTCGGTGTTCGGCATCGGCCGCGAGCTCAACGAGAAGCAGTGGCGCACGGTGCTGCGGCAATTGGTGGCGATGGGGCATTTGCAGAGCGACAGCGAAGCCTTTGGCGCGCTGAAGCTGACGGAATCGTCCCGCGGCGTGCTGCGCGGCGAGGCCGAAGTGTGGCTGCGCGAGGAAGCGCCCGGCGCCCGCATTCGCGCGAGCCGGACGAAATCCCGCCGCGGCGATCTCGCGCCTGCGGCCGGCGCGCCGCAAGGCGATGTCGATCCCGAACTGCGCGCGCGGTTGCGCTCATGGCGCTCGGACGTCGCGCGCGAGCGCGGCGTGCCGGCCTATGTGGTGCTGCACGATGCCACCATCGACGGTATCGTCCGGGCCTGGCCGACGACGCTCGACGAGCTGCGCAAGGTGCCCGGCATCGGCGACAAGAAGCTCGAGCATTACGGGGACGAGCTGCTGCAGATCGTCAGGACGCGGTAG
- a CDS encoding homoserine O-succinyltransferase, which translates to MTILIDRDQVISSPALVPAERDLARDHGAELTIGLVNNMPDPALKATERQFMKLLQAAAGPCRIRFHCFSLPSVKRSPEARWHVESEYSDLSDLERWKFDGLIVTGAEPVAPELGQEPYWRDLTGLIDWAKANTRSTIWSCLAAHAAVLHLDGIARRRLPAKCHGIFDCDAVTSDSLTHAAPAPLKVSHSRLNEIAENDLVQAGYQVLTRSEKAGVDVFIRQYASRFVFFQGHPEYDALSLQREYLRDIGRYLARERENYPRLPVSYFDAVTEEKLVRFEKKAVHQRHPALTNELPGLNLRADIDAGSAAAVLFRNWLQYLSVEADARAVARQPKDVGSALGLPER; encoded by the coding sequence ATGACGATCTTGATCGACAGGGATCAGGTCATCTCGAGCCCGGCATTGGTGCCGGCCGAGCGCGATCTCGCACGAGATCACGGTGCCGAACTCACGATCGGGCTCGTCAACAACATGCCGGATCCGGCGCTGAAGGCGACCGAGCGGCAGTTCATGAAGCTGCTGCAGGCCGCAGCAGGTCCGTGCCGCATCCGCTTCCACTGCTTCTCGCTTCCCAGTGTGAAGCGTTCGCCGGAAGCGAGGTGGCACGTCGAAAGCGAATATTCCGATCTTTCCGATCTCGAGCGTTGGAAATTCGACGGGCTGATCGTAACAGGCGCGGAGCCCGTCGCGCCCGAACTCGGCCAGGAGCCCTACTGGCGCGACCTCACCGGGCTCATCGACTGGGCCAAGGCCAACACGCGCTCGACCATCTGGTCGTGCCTTGCAGCGCATGCGGCGGTTCTGCATCTGGACGGCATCGCACGGCGACGGCTGCCGGCCAAATGCCACGGCATCTTCGATTGCGACGCCGTGACGAGCGATTCGCTGACGCACGCCGCGCCGGCGCCGCTCAAGGTTTCGCATTCGCGCCTGAACGAGATCGCGGAGAACGACCTCGTGCAGGCCGGCTATCAGGTGCTGACCCGCTCGGAGAAGGCCGGCGTCGACGTTTTCATTCGCCAATATGCCAGTCGCTTCGTGTTCTTCCAGGGTCACCCGGAATATGATGCGCTGTCGCTCCAGCGCGAATATCTGCGCGATATCGGCCGCTACCTTGCGCGGGAGCGCGAGAATTACCCGCGCCTGCCCGTGAGCTATTTTGACGCAGTGACGGAAGAGAAATTGGTCCGCTTCGAGAAGAAGGCGGTGCACCAGCGCCATCCCGCGCTCACCAACGAACTGCCTGGGCTGAATTTGCGCGCCGATATCGACGCCGGCAGTGCGGCAGCGGTGCTTTTTCGCAATTGGTTGCAATATCTCAGTGTGGAAGCCGATGCGCGGGCTGTTGCGCGTCAGCCGAAGGATGTTGGTTCCGCGTTAGGATTACCCGAGCGTTAG
- a CDS encoding amidase family protein, producing the protein MAKKMVTKSKTAAKKAATRTAAKTAARNSAAAKPARKAAAGKSAKPRRPSGPPWQWSAVETAAAIRSGAISAVETVEAHLERMRAVNPKLNAVVVDLSEEALAAAHAADKQRARGGALGLLHGVPITIKENVDYEGRPNFNGVPANKDLVAPSDAPVVRNLKKAGAVVIGLTNTPEFSFRGFTDNPLHGLTLNPWNPDITCGGSSGGAGSAVAAGIGTIAHGNDIGGSLRWPAHCNGVATIKPTQGRIPAFNASATAERPMLAHLMSAQGPLARHVADVRLAFEVMSQRDPRDPWWVPAPLVGERPKGPIKVALAKIPDDMKVDPHVAAALRQAADHLERSGYRVSEVEVPDIDGVWQTWCDIITNETVVMQEAGMLKVTSEDFHKAWGGMKAKANVLDLKGWMQATAARNGHIRAWQLFFEDYPVVLAPTTVKPTPGPREDTVSPERVREIFWGEIRFISAINVLGLPGAVVPVALHDGKPIGVQLIAGRYREDLALDAAAAIEKRAGVLTHQLWERMA; encoded by the coding sequence GTGGCGAAGAAGATGGTGACCAAGAGCAAGACTGCTGCGAAGAAGGCGGCAACGCGAACTGCGGCGAAAACGGCAGCCCGCAACAGCGCGGCCGCAAAGCCGGCGAGAAAGGCCGCCGCCGGCAAATCGGCGAAGCCGCGCCGCCCGTCCGGGCCACCCTGGCAATGGTCGGCGGTGGAGACCGCTGCCGCGATCCGCTCCGGGGCGATCTCCGCGGTCGAGACGGTCGAAGCGCATCTTGAACGGATGCGCGCGGTCAATCCGAAGCTGAATGCGGTCGTCGTTGATCTCTCGGAAGAGGCGCTTGCCGCCGCCCATGCGGCCGACAAGCAGCGCGCCAGGGGCGGTGCGCTCGGCCTTTTGCACGGGGTGCCGATCACGATCAAGGAAAACGTCGATTATGAAGGCCGGCCGAATTTCAACGGCGTGCCGGCCAACAAGGATCTGGTCGCCCCGTCGGACGCGCCAGTGGTGCGCAACCTGAAGAAGGCCGGCGCCGTCGTCATTGGGCTGACCAACACGCCGGAATTCTCCTTTCGCGGTTTCACCGACAATCCGCTGCACGGGTTGACGCTCAATCCCTGGAATCCTGATATCACCTGCGGCGGCTCGTCGGGCGGTGCGGGTTCGGCGGTCGCCGCCGGCATCGGCACCATCGCCCATGGCAACGACATCGGCGGCTCGCTGCGCTGGCCCGCGCATTGCAACGGTGTCGCCACCATCAAGCCGACGCAGGGACGCATCCCCGCGTTCAACGCCAGCGCAACGGCCGAGCGGCCGATGCTGGCGCATCTGATGTCGGCGCAGGGGCCGCTCGCGCGCCACGTCGCCGACGTTCGCCTCGCGTTCGAGGTGATGAGCCAACGCGATCCGCGCGATCCCTGGTGGGTGCCGGCGCCGCTGGTCGGCGAGAGGCCGAAGGGGCCGATCAAGGTGGCGCTGGCCAAGATCCCCGACGACATGAAGGTCGATCCGCATGTGGCGGCGGCGCTGCGCCAGGCCGCCGACCATCTCGAGCGTTCCGGTTACCGCGTCAGCGAGGTCGAGGTGCCCGATATCGACGGCGTCTGGCAGACCTGGTGCGACATCATCACCAACGAGACAGTGGTGATGCAGGAAGCCGGCATGCTGAAGGTCACCTCGGAGGATTTTCACAAGGCCTGGGGCGGCATGAAAGCCAAGGCCAACGTGCTCGATCTCAAGGGCTGGATGCAGGCGACCGCCGCGCGCAACGGCCACATCCGCGCCTGGCAGTTGTTCTTCGAGGACTATCCGGTCGTGCTGGCGCCGACCACGGTGAAGCCGACGCCGGGCCCGCGCGAGGACACGGTCAGCCCCGAGCGCGTGCGCGAGATTTTCTGGGGCGAGATCCGCTTCATCTCCGCGATCAACGTGCTGGGCCTGCCCGGTGCGGTGGTGCCGGTGGCCCTCCACGACGGCAAGCCGATCGGCGTGCAGCTCATTGCCGGACGCTATCGCGAGGATCTCGCACTCGACGCGGCGGCCGCAATCGAGAAGCGCGCCGGCGTGCTCACCCATCAACTGTGGGAGAGGATGGCTTAA
- a CDS encoding Lrp/AsnC ligand binding domain-containing protein codes for MAVRLDRIDLKILRLLQNNGRLSNAELAATVAISPATCHRRTQRLFEDGFIATVRAMIAPKKVAKGTLVMVGVVLDRSTPESFATFEQAIARLKFVLDCHLVAGDFDYFLKIRVGDMEDFNRIHGEQLIALPGVRQTRTFFVMKEVVDNAPLEF; via the coding sequence ATGGCCGTCCGGCTCGATCGCATCGACCTTAAGATATTGAGACTGCTGCAAAATAACGGTCGGCTCAGCAATGCCGAATTGGCCGCAACCGTCGCGATCAGCCCCGCCACCTGCCATCGCCGAACCCAGCGCCTGTTCGAGGACGGTTTCATTGCCACCGTCCGCGCCATGATCGCGCCGAAGAAGGTGGCGAAGGGCACGCTTGTGATGGTCGGCGTCGTGCTCGACCGCTCGACACCGGAGAGCTTTGCCACCTTCGAGCAGGCGATCGCCAGGCTGAAATTCGTGCTCGACTGCCACCTCGTCGCCGGCGACTTCGACTATTTCCTCAAGATCCGCGTCGGCGACATGGAGGATTTCAACCGCATCCACGGCGAGCAGCTCATCGCGCTGCCCGGCGTGCGCCAGACCCGGACCTTCTTCGTGATGAAGGAAGTCGTCGACAACGCGCCGCTGGAATTTTGA